In Nonomuraea sp. NBC_00507, the following are encoded in one genomic region:
- a CDS encoding histidine phosphatase family protein, with translation MGPGLIMAVRHGQSQANLAYQEAGDRPLFYEPGDHEVTLTELGRAQAAALGRLLAAMPAAEAPELVWCSPYLRALDTWKIAQHAWGVDLLPVTVDERLRDQEAGAFAHYNLAAIRERFPEELARWEAEGAYAFRPPGGESLADVVVRLRDFLKDLDGRRVLIVAHDSVVLGLRHVIADRPDADLAEVLEFAPVLNASVSVWRSGAGRFELVRFNDVAHLTSG, from the coding sequence ATGGGGCCGGGACTGATCATGGCGGTGCGACACGGGCAGAGCCAGGCCAACCTCGCCTATCAGGAGGCCGGCGATCGGCCGCTGTTCTACGAGCCGGGCGACCATGAGGTCACGCTGACCGAGCTGGGCAGGGCGCAGGCCGCCGCGCTGGGGCGGTTACTGGCGGCCATGCCCGCCGCCGAGGCCCCCGAGCTGGTGTGGTGCTCCCCCTACTTGCGGGCGCTCGACACGTGGAAGATCGCGCAGCACGCGTGGGGCGTGGACCTGCTGCCTGTCACCGTGGACGAGCGGCTCAGGGACCAGGAGGCGGGGGCGTTCGCGCACTACAACCTGGCCGCGATCAGGGAGCGGTTCCCCGAGGAGCTGGCGCGGTGGGAGGCGGAGGGCGCCTACGCCTTCCGCCCGCCCGGCGGCGAGTCCCTGGCGGACGTCGTCGTCCGGCTGAGGGACTTCCTGAAGGACCTGGACGGGCGGCGGGTCCTGATCGTCGCCCACGACTCCGTGGTGCTGGGGTTGCGCCACGTCATCGCGGACCGCCCGGACGCCGACCTGGCGGAGGTCCTGGAGTTCGCGCCGGTGCTGAACGCGTCCGTGTCCGTCTGGCGGAGCGGCGCCGGCCGGTTCGAGCTCGTCCGGTTCAACGACGTCGCCCACCTCACGTCCGGATGA
- a CDS encoding uridine kinase family protein — MNSLADRIRSLRPSCGPVRLVAVDGPAGAGKTTFAKRLGTALGCQVIHSDDFPVPWEEGPGRWFHALEEQVLRPLQSGRPGGFRRYDWVRGEYAEQVTVPLAPVLVIEGVGTARASAAHLLAFTIWVEAAEPVRFARVLERDGLELEPQWQEWFAAEKAWFAADRTRERADLVIRT; from the coding sequence GTGAATTCGCTGGCCGACCGCATCAGGAGCCTGCGGCCCTCCTGCGGTCCGGTCCGCCTGGTGGCCGTGGACGGGCCCGCCGGGGCGGGAAAGACCACGTTCGCGAAACGGCTCGGGACGGCACTCGGGTGCCAGGTGATCCACAGCGACGACTTTCCGGTGCCGTGGGAGGAGGGGCCGGGCCGCTGGTTCCACGCTTTGGAGGAGCAGGTGCTGCGCCCGCTCCAGAGCGGGCGGCCTGGCGGTTTCCGCAGGTACGACTGGGTACGCGGAGAATACGCCGAGCAGGTGACCGTCCCCTTGGCACCGGTCCTCGTCATCGAGGGCGTCGGCACGGCCCGCGCCTCGGCGGCTCATCTGCTGGCGTTCACCATCTGGGTGGAGGCCGCCGAGCCGGTGCGCTTCGCCCGCGTGCTGGAGCGGGACGGGCTCGAGCTGGAGCCGCAGTGGCAGGAGTGGTTCGCGGCGGAGAAGGCGTGGTTCGCGGCGGACCGCACCCGCGAGCGTGCCGATCTCGTCATCCGGACGTGA
- a CDS encoding CaiB/BaiF CoA transferase family protein: protein MLGPLGDIVVLDLSRALAGPHAAQMLGDLGARVIKVEHPDGGDESRGWGPPFVGPDHDISTYFLAANRNKQSIAVDMKSPEGKRLIERLVRQSDVLVENFRTGVLDRLGFSVERLHELNPRLVILSITGFGHDGPEGGRPGYDQIAQGEAGLMSLTGPSPDEPYRVGASISDLLAGIHGAYGVAGALYERERTGKGRVVRTSLLAAVTGVHAYHGTAWTVGGQVPAASGNHHVSITPYGSFRCADGMLQIAAANEGQWRKVATLLGIDPETPRYATNKDRRAHREELIADMEKALAAHDRGHWLAKLGAAGVPAGAIRSLDEVYTWEQTRSQGLVVEVEHPVLGRIELPGPPLRFDGLTGAEHTAPPMLGQDGDAVLAWLEEREG from the coding sequence GTGCTCGGACCCCTCGGCGACATCGTCGTGCTCGACCTGTCCAGGGCCCTGGCCGGACCGCACGCGGCGCAGATGCTCGGTGACCTGGGCGCACGGGTGATCAAGGTGGAGCATCCGGACGGGGGTGACGAGTCGCGCGGCTGGGGGCCGCCGTTCGTCGGACCGGATCACGATATTTCGACGTATTTTCTGGCGGCCAACCGCAACAAGCAGTCCATCGCCGTTGACATGAAGTCTCCCGAGGGCAAACGGCTCATCGAGCGCCTCGTCCGCCAGAGCGACGTCCTCGTGGAGAACTTCCGCACCGGCGTGCTCGACCGCCTCGGCTTCTCCGTCGAGCGGCTGCACGAGCTCAACCCGCGCCTGGTCATCCTGTCGATCACCGGCTTCGGCCACGACGGCCCGGAGGGCGGCCGCCCCGGCTACGACCAGATCGCCCAGGGCGAGGCCGGGCTGATGTCGCTGACCGGCCCCTCGCCCGACGAGCCCTACCGCGTCGGCGCCTCCATTTCCGACCTGCTCGCCGGCATCCACGGCGCCTACGGCGTGGCCGGCGCGCTCTACGAGCGCGAGCGCACCGGCAAGGGCCGCGTCGTGCGCACCTCGCTGCTGGCCGCCGTCACCGGCGTGCACGCCTACCACGGCACCGCCTGGACGGTGGGCGGCCAGGTGCCCGCCGCCAGCGGCAACCACCACGTCTCCATCACCCCGTACGGCTCCTTCCGCTGCGCCGACGGCATGCTGCAGATCGCCGCCGCCAACGAGGGCCAGTGGCGCAAGGTCGCCACCCTGCTCGGCATCGACCCCGAAACGCCGCGCTATGCCACGAACAAGGACCGGCGCGCCCACCGCGAGGAGCTGATCGCCGACATGGAGAAGGCCCTGGCCGCCCACGACCGCGGCCACTGGCTGGCCAAGCTCGGCGCGGCCGGAGTGCCGGCCGGTGCGATCAGATCGCTCGACGAGGTCTACACCTGGGAGCAGACCCGCTCGCAGGGCCTGGTCGTCGAGGTCGAGCACCCCGTGCTCGGCCGCATCGAGCTGCCGGGGCCGCCGCTGCGCTTCGACGGGCTGACCGGGGCGGAGCACACCGCGCCGCCCATGCTCGGCCAGGACGGCGACGCGGTGCTGGCCTGGCTGGAGGAACGTGAAGGATGA
- a CDS encoding carboxyl transferase domain-containing protein has protein sequence MSRPDARTLIETVLDRGSWKSWDAPPADPAEPGSSYADELAAARAKSGYDEAVVTGEGLLEGRRVAVVACEFSFMAGSIGVAAAERFVSAVERATRERLPLLAAPASGGTRMQEGALAFVQMVKITVALQAHRLAGLPYLVYLRHPTTGGVFASWGSLGHVAAAEPEALIGFLGPRVFEALHGYPFPEGVQVAENLRRKGLLDAVVSASDLRAIAIRALAVLAADRSAIEAGPAPEEDLRPVEAWEAITRSRRDDRPGVRALLKLAATDVTPLSGTGEGENEPGLLLALAKFGSAPAVVLGQDRRVQRANSPLGPAGLRVARRGMRLAAELGLPLITVIDTAGADLSKAAEEGGLAAEIARCLAELVMLDAPTVCLLLGEGAGGAALALLPADRVLCAQHAWLSPLPPEGASAILYRSVDFAPEIAQAQRIRATDLRHDGIVDRVIPELPDAAYEPRQFCERVGRALEHEIAGLLAMSPADRLAARQARYRTLGQR, from the coding sequence GTGAGCCGTCCGGACGCGCGCACTCTGATCGAAACGGTCCTCGACCGGGGATCGTGGAAGTCGTGGGACGCGCCGCCCGCCGATCCGGCCGAGCCCGGCTCCTCCTACGCCGACGAGCTGGCCGCCGCCCGCGCCAAGTCCGGCTACGACGAGGCGGTGGTCACCGGTGAAGGGCTGCTCGAGGGCCGCAGGGTGGCGGTCGTGGCGTGCGAGTTCTCGTTCATGGCCGGCTCGATCGGGGTGGCGGCCGCCGAGCGGTTCGTGTCGGCGGTCGAGCGGGCCACCCGCGAGCGGCTGCCGCTGCTGGCCGCGCCGGCCTCCGGGGGCACCCGCATGCAGGAGGGCGCGCTCGCGTTCGTCCAGATGGTGAAGATCACAGTGGCCCTGCAGGCGCACCGGCTCGCCGGGCTGCCCTACCTGGTGTATTTGCGGCATCCGACGACCGGCGGAGTGTTCGCGTCGTGGGGGTCGCTCGGGCACGTCGCCGCCGCCGAGCCGGAGGCGTTGATCGGGTTCCTGGGGCCGCGGGTCTTCGAGGCGCTGCACGGCTATCCCTTCCCCGAGGGCGTGCAGGTCGCTGAAAACCTGCGCCGCAAGGGCCTGCTCGACGCCGTGGTCTCGGCCAGTGACCTGCGGGCGATCGCGATCAGGGCGCTGGCCGTGCTGGCCGCCGACCGCTCCGCCATCGAGGCGGGACCGGCCCCGGAGGAGGACCTGCGGCCGGTGGAGGCGTGGGAGGCGATCACCCGCTCACGCCGCGACGACCGGCCGGGCGTGCGTGCGCTGCTCAAGCTCGCCGCCACCGACGTGACCCCGCTCAGCGGCACGGGGGAGGGGGAGAACGAGCCGGGGCTGCTGCTGGCGCTGGCCAAGTTCGGCAGCGCGCCGGCCGTGGTGCTCGGCCAGGACCGGCGGGTCCAGCGGGCCAACTCGCCGCTAGGCCCGGCGGGGCTCCGGGTGGCCAGACGCGGCATGCGGCTGGCCGCCGAGCTGGGCCTGCCGCTGATCACCGTGATCGACACGGCCGGAGCCGACCTGTCGAAGGCGGCCGAGGAGGGCGGGCTGGCCGCCGAGATCGCCCGCTGCCTGGCCGAGCTCGTCATGCTCGACGCGCCGACCGTCTGCCTGCTGCTCGGCGAGGGCGCCGGCGGCGCGGCGCTGGCGCTGCTGCCCGCCGACCGGGTGCTCTGCGCGCAACACGCCTGGTTGTCGCCGCTGCCGCCCGAGGGCGCCTCGGCGATCCTCTACCGTTCGGTCGACTTCGCTCCCGAGATCGCCCAGGCGCAGCGCATCCGCGCCACCGACCTGCGGCACGACGGCATCGTGGACCGGGTCATCCCGGAGCTGCCGGACGCCGCGTACGAGCCGAGGCAGTTCTGCGAGCGGGTGGGGCGGGCGCTGGAGCACGAGATCGCGGGATTGCTGGCGATGAGCCCGGCGGACCGTCTCGCGGCCCGCCAGGCTCGCTACCGCACCCTGGGTCAGCGGTAG
- a CDS encoding sigma-70 family RNA polymerase sigma factor: protein MIDTATMAQPSFAELFAAQYQSLVRLAGLLGADDPEDIAQEAFARLHTRRLRDDGAALAYLRATVCNLTRNRLRHLRLIRLRRPDPPEPARSSEHAVLVAEEHRELLAAVDRLPRRQREALVLRYWLDLSEREIADAMGVSPGSVKTHASRALAALGKALKEEDA, encoded by the coding sequence GTGATCGACACAGCAACCATGGCGCAGCCGTCGTTCGCCGAGTTGTTCGCCGCCCAGTACCAGAGTCTGGTACGCCTGGCGGGACTGCTCGGCGCCGACGACCCTGAGGACATCGCCCAGGAGGCGTTCGCCCGGCTGCACACCAGGCGGTTGCGCGACGACGGGGCCGCCCTGGCCTACCTGCGCGCGACCGTCTGCAACCTGACCCGCAACCGGCTGCGGCACCTCAGGCTGATCCGGTTACGCCGCCCCGACCCCCCTGAGCCGGCGCGCAGCAGCGAGCACGCCGTGCTCGTCGCCGAGGAGCATCGCGAGCTGCTCGCCGCCGTCGACCGCCTGCCTCGCCGCCAGCGCGAGGCCCTGGTCCTGCGCTACTGGCTGGACCTGTCCGAACGCGAGATCGCCGACGCCATGGGCGTGTCGCCCGGCTCGGTGAAGACGCACGCCAGCAGGGCCCTGGCCGCCCTCGGCAAGGCGCTGAAGGAGGAGGACGCGTGA
- a CDS encoding carbon-nitrogen hydrolase family protein, translating to MTTIALCQIPVSPDPSTNLKRVREALSRAEGADLAIFPEATLTRYGRRITSLAEPLDGPFVSGLAEAAREHGTAVIAGVFEPGEDRVHNTAVAIDAQGVIAAAYRKIHLFDSFGAKESDLVAPGAEPVVVELAGLRVGLITCYDIRFPELARALVDKGAELFAVIAAWGSGPLKEDHWVTLVRARALENTTWTAAVGQAPNPAESSDGYGVGRSMLVDPLGVVRADLGTAPGVQVVRVDQEWTATARATLPCLEHRVL from the coding sequence GTGACCACAATCGCCCTCTGCCAGATCCCGGTGTCACCTGACCCGTCGACGAACCTCAAGAGGGTCAGGGAGGCGCTCTCCCGAGCCGAAGGGGCCGACCTGGCCATCTTCCCCGAGGCCACGCTCACCCGCTACGGACGGCGCATCACGAGCCTGGCCGAGCCGCTGGACGGGCCGTTCGTGTCGGGCCTGGCCGAGGCGGCACGCGAGCACGGCACGGCGGTGATCGCCGGCGTGTTCGAGCCGGGCGAGGATCGGGTGCACAACACGGCCGTGGCCATCGACGCCCAGGGCGTCATCGCGGCGGCGTACCGGAAGATCCACCTGTTCGACTCGTTCGGCGCGAAGGAGTCGGACCTGGTCGCGCCCGGCGCCGAGCCGGTCGTCGTGGAGCTGGCCGGGCTCAGGGTGGGGCTGATCACCTGCTACGACATCCGTTTCCCCGAGCTGGCCAGGGCGCTGGTCGACAAGGGCGCGGAGCTGTTCGCGGTGATCGCGGCCTGGGGTTCCGGGCCGCTGAAGGAGGACCACTGGGTGACCCTCGTCAGGGCCCGGGCCTTGGAGAACACGACGTGGACCGCGGCCGTCGGCCAGGCGCCCAACCCGGCCGAGTCGTCCGACGGCTACGGCGTGGGCCGCAGCATGCTGGTGGACCCGCTGGGCGTGGTCCGCGCCGACCTCGGCACCGCACCCGGCGTGCAGGTGGTGCGGGTGGACCAGGAATGGACCGCCACGGCCCGGGCCACGCTCCCCTGCTTGGAACATCGGGTTTTGTAG
- a CDS encoding DUF418 domain-containing protein, with protein sequence MTRIRELDALRGFAVSGIMLVNTWQHTPHEPPNTLDWTIEAFLQSRFYPIFSLLFGISFMLFLRGNSRWALLSRLFWLFCIGLIQHTFYEGEVLTDYAFYGAVVLLPATFLAPGAPVLLLGLATITWALLVGGGPLLIPGLFLVGMALWELRPPRWLLLPGFAAAGVATALLTASWALTNEWLAYSMAALAGAAAYSLGLLLALRPWLSAVLEPLGKMALTNYVTGTAVIVLTGPVREADPTRWAVVAVALVTVAVQVVLSRWWLARFRYGPLEWVWRCLTRFRLVPNKLESGRDHNRPLPDPGVT encoded by the coding sequence ATGACGCGCATCCGAGAGCTCGACGCCCTCCGCGGCTTCGCGGTGAGCGGCATCATGCTGGTCAACACCTGGCAGCACACCCCGCATGAGCCGCCGAACACCCTCGACTGGACCATCGAGGCGTTCCTCCAGAGCCGGTTCTACCCGATCTTCTCGTTGCTGTTCGGCATCAGCTTCATGCTCTTCCTGCGCGGCAACAGCCGGTGGGCGCTGCTGAGCCGGCTGTTCTGGTTGTTCTGCATCGGGCTGATCCAGCACACGTTCTACGAGGGCGAGGTGCTCACCGACTACGCCTTCTACGGGGCTGTGGTGCTGCTGCCCGCCACGTTCCTGGCGCCGGGGGCGCCGGTGCTGCTGCTGGGGCTGGCGACGATCACGTGGGCGTTGCTGGTGGGCGGGGGGCCGCTGCTGATCCCCGGGCTGTTCCTGGTCGGCATGGCCCTGTGGGAGCTGCGGCCGCCCAGGTGGCTGCTGCTACCGGGGTTCGCGGCGGCGGGGGTGGCCACCGCGCTGCTGACGGCCTCGTGGGCCCTCACCAACGAGTGGCTCGCCTACAGCATGGCCGCGCTGGCCGGGGCGGCTGCGTACTCGCTGGGGCTGCTGCTGGCATTGCGGCCGTGGTTGTCGGCGGTGCTGGAGCCCTTGGGGAAGATGGCGCTGACGAACTACGTCACGGGCACCGCGGTGATCGTCCTGACCGGGCCGGTGCGGGAGGCCGACCCGACCCGCTGGGCGGTGGTGGCCGTGGCGCTGGTGACCGTGGCCGTGCAGGTGGTGCTCAGCCGGTGGTGGCTGGCGCGGTTCAGGTACGGTCCGCTCGAGTGGGTCTGGCGGTGCCTGACCCGATTCCGGCTGGTGCCCAACAAGCTAGAGTCGGGCCGTGACCACAATCGCCCTCTGCCAGATCCCGGTGTCACCTGA
- a CDS encoding alpha/beta hydrolase produces the protein MITRVVLALALAVPAVMTFTPPSAAPRPGGCPVAMPPRTTCGFLVVPERRDAPDRKIKVGYAVRSSTAKGRKPDPVVYMSGGPGSASIQLTGFLSAMFPDRDVVTIEQRGGPHSEPVLGCPETAAALLGQLRTPPADVGAAAVKCRDRLREQGIDLRGYNTKEIVADVVALRRELGYASWNLFGVSYSTRVMLDVAAADPEGTRTVVLDSFLPERVAWYDDAERNLADTMTLLGVRDESAAMTARLNAAPARVPVADPVLGRGFTARMTGDDVATIMAEALHEADVAAVAPTLVPALADGHDELLRPLADAVGEGLTSHAFGLYHAVQCQDEVPFNAFTAKSRLFTVNADRAVCDAWRLPKSTPVNSAPKGPVLVLGGRYDPTTPPRTSRPAAEALPAGRFAEIPGAAHAVFLTSACARRKIVEFMADPVSNTAAPCLDDADRPGDLHVTGAPYQISRSPWLAAPFGLFALAALVQLVTGALKGRSMAAFGGLAGVAFAGLVAQSVYDQAVRNETALAVGVPGVVGMYTWIAVASAVLTAAVLLRHRRWPQIAATVISGGFLVWWFTWVL, from the coding sequence GTGATCACTCGGGTCGTGCTCGCCCTCGCCCTGGCCGTGCCTGCCGTCATGACCTTCACCCCACCGTCCGCCGCGCCTCGGCCAGGCGGCTGCCCGGTCGCCATGCCGCCCCGCACCACCTGCGGGTTCCTCGTCGTCCCTGAGCGCAGGGACGCCCCGGACAGGAAGATCAAGGTCGGCTACGCCGTGCGCTCTTCGACCGCGAAAGGGCGCAAACCGGACCCGGTCGTGTACATGAGCGGCGGCCCTGGATCGGCGTCGATCCAACTCACCGGTTTCCTGAGCGCGATGTTCCCGGACCGTGACGTGGTGACGATCGAGCAGCGCGGCGGCCCGCACTCCGAGCCGGTGCTGGGCTGCCCCGAGACGGCCGCGGCGCTGCTCGGGCAGCTGCGCACGCCGCCCGCCGACGTGGGCGCGGCCGCCGTCAAGTGCCGGGACCGGCTCCGCGAACAGGGCATCGACCTGCGGGGATACAACACGAAGGAGATCGTGGCCGACGTCGTCGCGTTACGTCGGGAGCTCGGCTACGCGTCGTGGAACCTGTTCGGCGTCAGCTATTCGACGAGGGTCATGCTGGACGTGGCCGCGGCCGACCCGGAGGGCACCCGCACCGTGGTGCTGGACTCGTTCCTGCCGGAGCGCGTCGCCTGGTACGACGACGCCGAACGCAACCTCGCGGACACGATGACCCTACTCGGCGTCCGGGACGAGTCCGCGGCCATGACCGCCAGGCTGAACGCCGCACCGGCGCGGGTGCCGGTCGCCGACCCGGTGCTCGGCAGGGGGTTCACGGCGCGGATGACCGGCGACGACGTGGCCACGATCATGGCGGAGGCGCTGCACGAGGCTGACGTCGCCGCGGTGGCGCCGACGCTGGTCCCGGCGCTGGCCGACGGGCACGACGAGCTGCTGCGGCCGCTGGCGGACGCCGTGGGCGAAGGGCTGACCTCGCACGCGTTCGGGCTGTATCACGCGGTGCAGTGCCAGGACGAGGTCCCGTTCAACGCCTTCACCGCCAAGTCCCGGCTCTTCACCGTGAACGCCGACAGAGCGGTGTGCGACGCGTGGCGGCTCCCCAAGTCCACACCGGTCAACAGCGCCCCCAAGGGCCCGGTGCTCGTGCTCGGCGGCCGGTACGACCCCACCACCCCGCCCAGGACCAGCAGACCCGCCGCCGAGGCGCTCCCCGCCGGCCGCTTCGCCGAGATCCCCGGCGCCGCGCACGCCGTCTTCCTCACCAGTGCATGCGCCCGAAGGAAGATCGTCGAGTTCATGGCCGATCCGGTCTCCAACACCGCCGCGCCGTGCCTGGACGACGCCGACCGGCCTGGCGACCTGCACGTGACCGGCGCCCCTTACCAGATCTCCCGGTCGCCGTGGCTGGCCGCGCCGTTCGGGTTGTTCGCGCTCGCGGCACTGGTCCAGCTGGTGACGGGCGCGCTGAAGGGCCGGTCGATGGCGGCGTTCGGCGGGCTGGCGGGCGTGGCGTTCGCCGGGCTGGTGGCGCAGTCCGTGTACGACCAGGCGGTCAGGAACGAGACGGCTCTGGCCGTCGGCGTCCCCGGCGTGGTCGGCATGTACACGTGGATCGCGGTCGCCTCGGCCGTGCTGACCGCCGCGGTGCTGCTCCGCCACCGCCGATGGCCGCAGATCGCCGCGACCGTCATCAGCGGCGGATTCCTCGTATGGTGGTTCACCTGGGTCCTATGA
- a CDS encoding pyridoxal phosphate-dependent aminotransferase, with protein MTEPLVARMRAFGTTIFAEMSALAVQTGSINLGQGFPDTDGPAAMLDRAVQAITSGANQYPPGPGMPELRRAVSEHRAEHYGLSYDPAGEILVTVGATEAIAASVLALCEPGDEVIAFEPYYDSYAASIALAQARLVGVTLRPVAGRFTFDPDELRAAVTPRTRAILVNSPHNPTGTVFTRAELTAIAELCQERDLVAITDEVYEHLTFDGVEHIPLATLPGMRERTVMISSAGKTFSVTGWKTGWVCAPAPLVTAVQTVKQFLTFTASAPWQLAVAYGLRQELEWVAALRAGLQDKRDRLMEGLAAAGFEVLKPAGTYFVQTDIRPLGFADGLDLTRRLPELAGVVAIPTQVFYEHPERGRHFVRFAFCKKEEVIDEAVTRLKRLSEA; from the coding sequence GTGACGGAACCTCTTGTGGCCAGGATGCGCGCCTTCGGGACGACGATTTTCGCCGAGATGAGCGCGCTCGCCGTTCAGACCGGGTCGATCAACCTCGGTCAGGGCTTCCCCGACACCGACGGGCCGGCGGCGATGCTCGATCGCGCGGTCCAGGCGATCACGTCGGGCGCCAACCAATATCCTCCGGGGCCCGGGATGCCCGAGCTGCGCCGTGCCGTCTCCGAGCACCGGGCCGAGCATTACGGGCTGTCCTACGATCCGGCCGGCGAGATCCTCGTCACCGTGGGCGCCACCGAGGCCATCGCGGCGAGCGTGCTGGCACTGTGCGAGCCGGGCGACGAGGTGATCGCGTTCGAGCCCTACTACGACTCCTACGCCGCCTCGATCGCGCTGGCCCAGGCCCGGCTGGTGGGCGTCACGCTGCGCCCGGTCGCGGGCCGCTTCACGTTCGACCCCGACGAGCTGCGTGCCGCCGTCACGCCGCGCACCCGCGCCATCCTGGTCAACTCGCCGCACAACCCCACGGGGACCGTGTTCACCCGCGCCGAGCTGACCGCCATCGCCGAGCTCTGCCAGGAGCGGGATCTCGTGGCGATCACCGACGAGGTCTACGAGCACCTGACGTTCGACGGAGTCGAGCACATTCCGCTGGCCACCCTGCCCGGCATGCGGGAGCGCACCGTGATGATCTCCTCGGCGGGCAAGACGTTCTCGGTGACCGGCTGGAAGACCGGGTGGGTCTGCGCGCCGGCGCCGCTGGTCACGGCGGTGCAGACGGTCAAGCAGTTCCTCACGTTCACCGCGAGCGCGCCGTGGCAGCTGGCGGTCGCGTACGGGCTGCGGCAGGAGCTGGAGTGGGTGGCCGCGTTGCGCGCCGGGCTCCAGGACAAGCGCGACCGGCTCATGGAGGGGCTGGCGGCTGCCGGGTTCGAGGTGCTCAAGCCGGCGGGCACCTATTTCGTGCAGACCGACATCAGGCCGCTCGGGTTCGCCGACGGGCTGGACCTGACGAGGAGGTTGCCGGAGCTGGCCGGGGTGGTGGCGATCCCCACCCAGGTCTTCTACGAGCATCCCGAGCGCGGCCGGCACTTCGTCAGGTTCGCCTTCTGCAAGAAGGAGGAGGTCATCGACGAGGCCGTGACCCGGCTCAAGCGTCTGTCGGAGGCCTGA
- a CDS encoding Arc family DNA-binding protein: MAMTLRLSDEQTEALRKRAEVEGRSMQQVVLAAVDDYLARHSADEEVRRLGAKSRERWRNVLDRLGE, translated from the coding sequence ATGGCTATGACCCTTCGCTTGAGTGACGAGCAGACCGAGGCCCTTCGCAAGCGTGCGGAGGTGGAGGGGCGAAGCATGCAGCAAGTGGTGCTCGCGGCCGTCGACGACTATCTGGCCAGGCACAGCGCCGACGAGGAGGTCCGCCGCCTTGGCGCGAAGTCCAGGGAGCGCTGGCGGAATGTGCTCGATCGGCTGGGCGAATGA
- a CDS encoding type II toxin-antitoxin system death-on-curing family toxin, producing the protein MTRYLTLEQVLELAEAELGDALAVRDLGLLDSAVHRPTTAMFGHEAYPDLMTKAAALLHSLAVNHPLIDGNKRLSWLATDVFLRFNGVVLDTDDDSAYDLVIAVASGKLSEVDEIADVLRTFIPSS; encoded by the coding sequence ATGACCAGATATCTCACGCTGGAGCAGGTCCTCGAGCTGGCCGAGGCGGAGCTGGGCGACGCTCTCGCGGTGCGGGACCTCGGCCTGCTCGACTCGGCGGTCCATCGGCCGACCACCGCCATGTTCGGCCACGAGGCCTACCCCGACCTCATGACGAAGGCCGCCGCGCTGCTCCATTCGTTGGCGGTCAATCACCCGCTCATCGACGGCAACAAACGGCTGTCCTGGCTGGCGACGGACGTCTTCCTCCGCTTCAACGGCGTCGTGCTCGACACCGACGACGACTCGGCATATGACCTCGTCATCGCCGTCGCCTCGGGCAAACTCAGCGAGGTCGACGAGATCGCCGACGTCCTGCGCACTTTCATCCCGTCATCCTGA